Genomic segment of Streptomyces roseifaciens:
CCAGCTCCTGGTAGCTGACCGTCGTACCGGGCCGGACCCGGCGCATCTCCCGCCAGGCCGCCGTCCGGAAGCCGCTGCCGCTCTGCACGACGGGCAGCGCGTCGATCGCCTCGACCTCGCCGCCGAAGTAGGCGGCGAGCGCGGACGCGTACGGCTCGGGCACGTCCGCCGACACCGGCTCGCGGTCGCGCCACGGAGCGGGCAGCTCGGCCAGCAGGCCGTTCGGTTCAGCCGTGAACCCCGCGGCCAGGATTCCGCCCCCGACGGTCAGCAGGCTGAAGGGGCCGAGCGGTGTGGGCAGCGTCGAACTGCGCATGCCGTGAGCTTCCATCGATCTCCTCGGGGCTCCGCCGGATGTACGAATCGGTGTGCGATCAGTTGGCTGCGGGCCGTCCGTGGCTGGTCGCGCCCGCGGCGGAGCCGCAGATCGACACCGCCTCGCGCCCCTCACAGGGCGCGTTGCCGTACGGGCGCCGCCCCTCGCAGGTGCAGCGCGGCGTACGAGCGCCACGGCTGCCAGGCCCGGGCGTGCTCCGCCAGCCGGCCGGCGTCGCGGGCCCCGGCCAGGCCGAGGGCCTTCGCGGCGGCCCGCACCTGCGGGTCCTGCGGGGCGAACGCGTCGGGGTCGCCCAGGGCATGCATCGCGATGCGCTGCACGGCCCACCCGCTCACACCGGGCAGCTCGCGCAGCCGCGCCGCGGTCTCCTCCCGGTCGGCGTCCCGTTCGAGGGACAGCTTCTCCTCGGCCACCGCACCGGCCAGGGCCCGTACGGCGGCCGCAGGTCTCCCGGCGAGGCCGAACGCGTCCGGGTCGGCGTCAGCCAGCGCCTGGGCGGAGGGGAAGAGCCGGCAGGGACGGCCCTCACCGGCCGCCGCGACCGGCTCGCCGCAGTGCGCGGCCATCCGCGTGCAGACCGCGCGCACCTCCGCCAGGGAGGCGAACTGTTCGAGGACCACCCGCAGGGCTGGCTCGAAGCCGTGCGTGCACCCGGGCATCCGCAGCCCCGGCGCGGCCCGCACCAGCGGCCCGATCCACGGGTCGGGGCGCAGGGCCTCCCCGATCGCCGCGGGGTCGGCGTCGAGGTCGAGCAGGTCGCGGCAGCGCCGTACGGCGGCCGTCACGTCGCGCAGGTCGGCGAGCGTGAGCCGCAGCGTCACGTGCTGCTGCCCGGTCCGGCCGCGCGCGGCCGCCGCGACCGTGAGGTCGAGT
This window contains:
- a CDS encoding methylated-DNA--[protein]-cysteine S-methyltransferase, with the protein product MRSSTLPTPLGPFSLLTVGGGILAAGFTAEPNGLLAELPAPWRDREPVSADVPEPYASALAAYFGGEVEAIDALPVVQSGSGFRTAAWREMRRVRPGTTVSYQELAASAGKPGAARAAGAACAYNLVPLVVPCHRVRRSDGTLGGYYYGLAVKRWLLDHERGAGSR
- a CDS encoding bifunctional transcriptional activator/DNA repair enzyme AdaA; translated protein: MLDFDSYYRAMASRDARFDGSFYVAVTTTGVYCRPVCGSRTPKPENVRFFRIAAAAEAAGFRACRRCRPEAAPSSPEWNVRGDLVARALRLIAGGAVDEVGVAGVARQLAVSERHLHRQLVAEVGVGPLALALNRRTQVARLLIESSALLLSEVALAAGYSSVRQFNDGMRAAFGCSPTELRRACGARADQRAGERAPGRSGPLVLRLRYRPPFDGEGILAWLRERAVPGVEETEGNRYRRTLRLPRGSGTAELDLTVAAAARGRTGQQHVTLRLTLADLRDVTAAVRRCRDLLDLDADPAAIGEALRPDPWIGPLVRAAPGLRMPGCTHGFEPALRVVLEQFASLAEVRAVCTRMAAHCGEPVAAAGEGRPCRLFPSAQALADADPDAFGLAGRPAAAVRALAGAVAEEKLSLERDADREETAARLRELPGVSGWAVQRIAMHALGDPDAFAPQDPQVRAAAKALGLAGARDAGRLAEHARAWQPWRSYAALHLRGAAPVRQRAL